From Leopardus geoffroyi isolate Oge1 chromosome B4, O.geoffroyi_Oge1_pat1.0, whole genome shotgun sequence, a single genomic window includes:
- the DDX23 gene encoding probable ATP-dependent RNA helicase DDX23: MAGELADKKDRDASPSKEERKRSRTPDRERDRDRDRKSSPSKDRKRHRSRDRRRGGSRSRSRSRSKSTERERRHKERERDKERDRNKKDRDRDKDGHRRDKDRKRSSLSPGRGKDFKSRKDRDSKKDEDDEHGDKKPKAQPLSLEELLAKKKAEEEAEAKPKFLSKAEREAEALKRRQQEVEERQRMLEEERKKRKQFQDLGRKMLEDPQERERRERRERMERETNGNEDEEGRQKIREEKDKSKELHAIKERYLGGIKKRRRTRHLNDRKFVFEWDASEDTSIDYNPLYKERHQVQLLGRGFIAGIDLKQQKREQSRFYGDLMEKRRTLEEKEQEEARLRKLRKKEAKQRWDDRHWSQKKLDEMTDRDWRIFREDYSITTKGGKIPNPIRSWKDSSLPPHILEVIDKCGYKEPTPIQRQAIPIGLQNRDIIGVAETGSGKTAAFLIPLLVWITTLPKIDRIEESDQGPYAIILAPTRELAQQIEEETIKFGKPLGIRTVAVIGGISREDQGFRLRMGCEIVIATPGRLIDVLENRYLVLSRCTYVVLDEADRMIDMGFEPDVQKILEHMPVSNQKPDTDEAEDPEKMLANFESGKHKYRQTVMFTATMPPAVERLARSYLRRPAVVYIGSAGKPHERVEQKVFLMSESEKRKKLLAILEQGFDPPIIIFVNQKKGCDVLAKSLEKMGYNACTLHGGKGQEQREFALSNLKAGAKDILVATDVAGRGIDIQDVSMVVNYDMAKNIEDYIHRIGRTGRAGKSGVAITFLTKEDSAVFYELKQAILESPVSSCPPELANHPDAQHKPGTILTKKRREETIFA; the protein is encoded by the exons ATGGCAGGAGAGCTGGCTGACAAAAAGGACCGTGATGCATCACCTTCCAAGGAGGAAAGAAAGCGATCTCGGACTCCTGACAGAGAACGGGATAGAGACCGGGACCGGAAGTCTTCCCCATCCAAAGACAGGAAGCGGCATCGTTCAAGGGATAGGCGTCGAGGAGGTAGCCGTTCTCGCTCCCGGTCCCGTTCCAAGTCTACAGAAAG AGAGCGAAGGCACAAAGAACGAGAACGGGATAAGGAGCGTGATCGGAATAAGAAGGACCGAGACCGGGATAAGGATGGGCACCGACGGGACAAGGACCGTAAAAGATCCAG tttaTCTCCTGGCCGAGGAAAAGATTTTAAATCTCGGAAAGACAGAGACTCTAAGAAGGATGAAGACGATGAACATGGTGATAAGAAACCTAAG gcTCAGCCATTATCCCTGGAGGAACTTCTGGCCAAGAAGAAGGCTGAGGAAGAAGCTGAGGCTAAG CCCAAGTTCCTCTCCAAAGCGGAACGAGAGGCTGAAGCCCTAAAGCGACGACAGCAGGAGGTGGAGGAGCGACAGAGGATGCTCGAAGAAGAGcgcaagaaaaggaaacagttccAAGACTTGGGCAGGAAAATGTTGG AAGACCCTCAGGAACGGGAACGTCGGGAACGCAGGGAGAGGATGGAGCGGGAGACCAATGGAAATGAGGATGAGGAAGGGCGACAGAAGATCCGGGAAGAGAAGGATAAGAGCAAGGAACTGCATGCCATTAAG GAGCGTTATCTGGGTGGTATCAAGAAGCGGCGCCGAACAAGGCATCTCAATGACCGCAAGTTTGTCTTTGAGTGGGACGCATCGGAGGACACGTCCATCGACTACAACCCCCT ATACAAGGAACGGCACCAGGTGCAGTTGTTGGGGCGAGGCTTCATTGCAGGCATTGACCTGAAGCAGCAGAAACGAGAGCAGTCACGTTTCTACGGAGACCTGATGGAGAAGAGGCGGACACTGGAAGAAAAGGAGCAGGAGGA GGCCAGACTCCGCAAGCTCCGTAAGAAGGAAGCCAAGCAGCGCTGGGATGATCGGCACTGGTCCCAGAAGAAGTTAGATGAGATGACGGACCGGGACTGGCGGATCTTCCGAGAGGACTACAGCATCACCACCAAAGGTGGCAAGATCCCCAATCCCATCCGGTCCTGGAAAGACTCTTCTCTGCCCCCACACATCTTGGAGGTCATCGATAAGTGCGGGTACAAG GAACCAACACCTATCCAGCGTCAAGCAATTCCCATTGGGCTACAGAATCGTGACATCATTGGTGTGGCTGAGACTGGCAGTGGCAAGACAGCAGCCTTCCTCATCCCATTGCTCGTCTGGATCACCACTCTCCCCAAAATTGACAG GATCGAAGAGTCAGACCAAGGCCCTTATGCCATCATCCTGGCCCCCACTCGTGAATTGGCTCAGCAGATTGAGGAAGAGACCATCAAGTTTGGGAAGCCACTGGGCATCCGCACTGTGGCTGTCATTGGCGGCATCTCCAGAGAGGACCAGGGCTTCAGGCTGCGCATGGGCTGTGAG ATTGTGATAGCTACCCCAGGACGTCTGATTGATGTGCTGGAGAACCGTTACCTTGTGCTGAGCCGCTGTACCTATGTGGTTCTGGATGAGGCAGATAGGATGATTGACATGGGCTTTGAGCCAGATGTCCAGAAGATCCTGGAGCACATGCCTGTCAGCAACCAGAAGCCGGACACGGATGAAGCTGAGGACCCTGAGAAGATGTTGGCCAACTTTGAGTCAGGAAAACATAAGTACCGCCAA ACAGTCATGTTCACGGCCACCATGCCCCCAGCGGTGGAGCGTCTGGCCCGGAGCTATCTGCGGCGACCCGCTGTGGTGTACATTGGCTCTGCAGGCAAGCCTCATGAACGTGTGGAACAGAAGGTCTTCCTCATGTCAGAGTCCGAAAAGAG GAAAAAGCTGCTGGCAATCTTGGAACAAGGCTTTGATCCACCCATTATCATTTTTGTCAACCAGAAGAAGGGCTGCGATGTTTTGGCCAAATCTCTGGAGAAGATGGGG TACAATGCTTGCACGCTGCATGGTGGAAAAGGCCAGGAGCAGCGAGAGTTTGCACTGTCCAACCTCAAGGCTGGGGCCAAGGATATTTTGGTGGCTACAGATGTGGCGGGTCGTGGTATCGACATCCAAGATGTGTCTATGGTTGTCAACTATGATATGGCCAAAAACATTGAAG attACATCCACCGCATTGGTCGCACGGGACGAGCTGGCAAGAGCGGTGTGGCCATCACCTTCCTCACCAAAGAGGACTCCGCTGTGTTCTATGAGCTGAAGCAAGCCATCCTGGAGAGCCCGGTGTCCTCCTGCCCCCCAGAGCTAGccaaccacccagatgcccagcaCAAGCCAGGCACCATCCTCACCAAGAAGCGCCGGGAAGAGACCATCTTTGCCTGA
- the RND1 gene encoding LOW QUALITY PROTEIN: rho-related GTP-binding protein Rho6 (The sequence of the model RefSeq protein was modified relative to this genomic sequence to represent the inferred CDS: deleted 1 base in 1 codon) encodes MKERRPPQPVVARCKLVLVGDVQCGKTAMLQVLAKDCYPETYVPTVFENYTACLETEEQRVELSLWDTSGSPYYDNVRPLCYSDSDAVLLCFDISRPETVDSALKKWRTEILDYCPSTRVLLIGCKTDLRTDLSTLMELSHQKQAPISYEQGCAIAKQLGAEIYLEGSAFTSEKSIHSIFRTASMVCLNKPSPVPPKSPVRSLSKRLLHLPSRSELISSTFKKEKAKSCSIM; translated from the exons ATGAAGGAGAGACGG CCCCCCCAGCCAGTCGTGGCCAGATGTAAGCTGGTTCTGGTGGGGGATGTGCAGTGCGGGAAGACAGCGATGTTACAGGTGTTAGCGAAGGACTGCTATCCCGAG ACATATGTGCCCACCGTGTTTGAGAATTACACAGCCTGCTTGGAGACAGAGGAACAGAGGGTGGAGCTCAGTCTCTGGGACACCTCAG GATCTCCCTACTATGACAACGTCCGTCCACTCTGCTATAGCGACTCAGATGCAGTATTACTATGCTTTGATATCAGCCGACCGGAGACAGTGGATAGTGCACTCAAGAAG TGGAGGACAGAAATCCTGGACTATTGTCCTAGCACCCGCGTTTTGCTTATTGGCTGCAAGACAGACCTGCGAACAGACCTGAGCACGCTGATGGAGCTGTCCCACCAGAAACAGGCACCTATCTCCTacgagcag GGCTGTGCAATAGCCAAGCAGCTGGGTGCAGAAATCTACCTGGAAGGCTCGGCTTTTACCTCAGAAAAGAGTATCCACAGCATCTTCCGGACAGCGTCCATGGTGTGTCTGAACAAGCCCAGCCCAGTGCCCCCCAAGAGCCCTGTCCGAAGCCTCTCCAAGCGACTGCTTCACCTCCCCAGTCGTTCCGAACTCATCTCTTCTACCTTCAAGAAGGAAAAGGCCAAAAGCTGTTCCATTATGTGA